Part of the Sphingopyxis sp. 113P3 genome, CGTCCGGGCGCATTTCATATACCATGGCGGATCGTATGGCTGCCTATGCATCGGCAGTTGGAATCGATATCCAATATCTCATCGAAACCCATGCGCATGCCGACCATCTATCCGCGGCCGCATATCTGCAAGACAAGCTCGGCGGAAAGCTGGCGATAGGACGCGACATCGTCCGGGTGCAGAGGCATTTCCGTCGATATTTTCGCCAAGACGAACTGGAGCGTCCGTTCGAGTTCGATCATCTTTTCGAGGATGGCGAGCGATTTAGCTTAGGCGAGATCGAAGGCACGATCCTCCATCTGCCGGGCCATACTCCCGCCGATATAGCCGTGGTCATTGGTAACGCGGCTTTTGTCGGCGATACGATTTTCATGCCGGATGTAGGGACGGCGCGAACCGACTTCCCGGGCGGTGATGCAGTTCAGCTCCACAAATCGGTTCGCCGCCTGTTCTCCCTGCCGGACGAAACCCGGATTTTCCTGTGTCACGATTATCCGCCACCCGGTCGGGATGAATATGTCTGCCAGACCACAATCGGTGCGCAGCGGGCAGCAAATATACATGTCCGTGACGGAATTGGTGAGGAGGAGTTTGTGTCAATGCGAACGAACCGCGATCGGACGCTGGCGCTGCCCGCACTTTTCATACCTTCGCTACAGGTCAATCTAACACTACTTTGGCAGAAATGTGATTTTTGGGATTCCCAAAAGGAGATTTCCCTGATTCATGGGGAGCCAGCTTTTATGGAGGCTGGCGATGTCAGAGGATTGGCGCAATGATCTTGAGGTTTGGCTGACGCCATTTTTGTCGGCGTTGCGGCACAAGGCGCGGAAGCGTGTGTGCCCGGCCTATATCGCGGGATTGATCGGCCCCGGTGACCGCAAGAGCGTGCAGCCGATGGCGGCTCGTGATGGTGAGTTTGGCTACGACCAACTGCATCATTTCGTCGCGGACGGGGTGTGGGATAGTGCGCCGCTCGAGGCTGTTCTTCTGAAGGAAGCCGATCGTCTGGTTGGAGACGAAGCGGGATATCTGGTCATTGACGATACTGCCTTGCCGAAGAAGGGCCGTCATTCGGTCGGCGTGGCTGCGCAATACGCCTCCTCCCTTGGCAAGACCTCGAACTGCCAATCCCTCGTTTCGGTGACGCTAGCGTCCGGGGAGGTTCCGGTGATGGTGGGCCTGCGGCTCTTTTTGCCTGAAAGCTGGACGGACGACGCCCCCCGCATGGAGCGCGCCCGTGTCCCCCAGGAGCGACAAGTCGCTCGCACAAAGCCGGAGATCGCTATCGAGGAGATCGATCGGGTCATTGCCTCGGGCACTCGGTTCGGCTGCGTTCTAGCCGACGCCGGCTACGGGGCGAGCGGCCCCTTCCGCCAGGCTCTGAGCGAGCGTGGTTTGCGGTGGGCGGTGGGCATGTCACGGCGTCAGAATGTCTATCCGGCAGACACCGGGCTGATCTTTCCCGAGGCAGCAACAGGCAGGCGCCGCAAATATCACGTCCCCGACCGCACCGCCGTTTCTGCCGAAAAGATGCTGGGAGAAGAAAAATGGAAGAAAATCAGCTGGCGACGCGGGACCAAAGGCAAGCTGACCTGTAAATTTGCGGCATGCCGCGTCCGGGTGGCCGATGGCCACAGGCACCGCATGAGTGACGGGCGGGTCCAGGCCATGCCCAGCGAGGAGGAAGTCTGGCTGGTGGGGGAACGGCGCGAAAGCGGAGAGCAAAAATACTATCTCTCGAACTTGCCAGCCGACACGCCGATCAAGGCGCTCGCCGGTGCCATCAAGGCGCGGTGGATCTGCGAGCAGGCGCATCAGCAGCTGAAGGAGGAACTCGGTCTCGACCACTTTGAGGGCCGATCATGGACCGGACTACACCGACACGCGCTGATGACGATGATCGCCTATGCCTTTCTTCAGTCCCGCCGTCTAAGCGCAGCGGGGCGGAAAAAAAAGAAACTCGGGACCGCCGCCGCAACCGACCATGCCTGCCGTCAGGCAGGCGATAATCAACCTCTTCGCAAGACCGCCACCGACGATCTGCCCTCACTGCAATAAACTGGTTACAGCGACCGATCCGAATAATCTGCCAAAGTAGTGCTAAGTGGTGGTCGCTTACCCGAACCGGCAGCAAATGGCCTGCGTTACATCCGCATACCGATCGATGTCTTCTGACCATGCATGACCTCTTCCATTTGTTTCTCGGGGCACTTTGCGGTGGCTCCATCGGACTTGTTCTCGGGCTCGTCGGCGGCGGTGGATCGATCCTCGCATTGCCGATGATGATCTACATTATCGGGGTGGGTAATCCGCATATCGCGATCGGAACGTCGGCATTGTCGGTCTCCGCGAACTCAGCGATGGCGCTTATCCATCATGCGCGTGCCAAGACTGTGAACTGGTCGTGCGGGCTTATATTCGCAGCAAGCGGAATGGCTGGAGCACTTGTGGGCGCAAAAGCTGGAATGGCCGTCGACGGACAGAAGCTTCTCCTCCTGTTCGCCGTCATCATGATCGTCGTAGGAGTGTCGATGCTCCGCAACCGGCGACAGGATGGAGTGGTCGATCCGAAGTGCGACCGTCGCAACGCTCCTTCCGTTCTGGGTATCGGGACGGCTACGGGAGCGATGTCAGGCTTTTTCGGGATTGGCGGTGGTTTTCTGATCGTACCCGGACTGATGCGCGCCACCCGGATGCGAGCGATCGATGCGGTTGGAACCAGCCTCCTTGCTGTTACCGCCTTCGGAGTAACGACCGCTGCCAGTTACGCCCTTTCGGGCTTGGTGGACTGGTCGTTGGCCGGCGCATTCATTCTCGGGGGAAGTGCGGGCGCGACTCTCGGGACCAGGCTCTCGCACCGCTTCTCTCGTTCGGGATCGCTCCTCAATGTCTTCGCGGGCCTGATTTTCACCGTCGCAGCCTACATTATTTTTCGCAGCCTCTGATTCACACGCATCGATCAGCTTATTGAGGCACCGCATCGAGCGCTCCTTGTAAAGTTCGCCGCTGGAGGACATCCTAAATGCGTTGTGAGTTGGCTTGCCCGGCAATCCGGGATTGGGCAGGAGCGACATTCATGGGCCCGCAGATCAGGACAAATCGAACCATATGACCAAGGATCGCCGCGCGAGAACGGACGGCAGATTGTCCCGAATGCTCCATGTGCTGCTGCACATGGCGAGGCAGGATGTGGCGTTTACCTCCGACCAGATCGCCAAAATGCTGAACACCAACCCGGTACTTGTCCGCCGCACCATGGCGGGGCTGAGAGAAGCCGGCTATGTTCGCTCCGAGAAGGGACATGGCGGCGGCTGGACCCTTGCGAAAGATCTAAGCAATGTCTCGCTTCTCGACATCTACAAGGCGCTCGGCGGTTCGACCATCTTCGCTATCGGTAACATCAACGATAATCCGGAGTGCGCCGTCGAGCGCGTCGTGAACGGAGCAATGAACGACGCTCTCAACGAGGCTGAAGCGCTCCTCATGGAACGCTTTGAAGCCGTTGCCCTTTCAGACCTGGCACAACAATTTGATGAAATTTGCCGCGCCCGCGGCTGGGATGACAATCCTCATTCGGTTTGAACCGTAAAAGCCGGGCGCCGTCATCCGCGGCCATGGACGGCGCTATTTCCCGAAACCGGCATCTCTATCGACGCGTCGATCCATGCAAATAATGTAATGTCAGGGATTGCGTAAGCAGGCCCTTGAGCTTATTTGTAACTCGACGAGATACGAATCGACCGAGGTGTGTTTTGTTTTCAAGAAGAGCGTTCGTCGGAGTTTCGGCCGTCGCTTCCCTCACCCCCACTTGGATGGGGAAAGCTGCCGCAAAAGGAGTCGGGTATATGCAATATGATGCTGCCGTTATCGGTGGAAGTTTCGCGGGCCTGTCCGCCGCAATGCAGCTCGCGCGCGCGCGCCGCAAGGTCCTCGTGATTGATGCCGGCCTTCCGCGAAATCGCTTTGCCAAGACATCCCACGGCTTCCTCGGCCAAGACGGCCGAGCACCGCAGGAAATTGTCGATATCGGTCGCAGCCAGCTTCTTGCCTATCCGACGGCTCAAATCATTCACGCGGAAGCGTCGGCGGTCGCCCAATCCGAGCAGGCCTTCAGTATCGAATTATCGAACGGTCAGAAGATTAGTGCAGCCCGGCTGGTGCTGGCGACCGGGGTCAAGGATGAATTGCCGCAGATAGCCGGCCTGGAGGATCGCTGGGGTGCCACCGTCCTCCATTGTCCATATTGTCACGGCTATGAGGTGGCAGACCGCCGGATCGGCGTGCTCGGCTCAGGGCCCGGATCGATTCACCAGGCTGCGCTCGTCGCGGACTGGGGACCAGTGACGCTCTTCACAATGGGCGTTGTCCAGCCATCGCCAGAGGACCTAGCCCTGCTTGCGAAGCGAAACGTGCAAATCGAAAATGCGCCTATCGTGGAGCTTGTGGGAGCCGCGCCCGAGATGGAAGCGGTACGGTTGCAGGATGGTCGCGTCCTGCCGCTCGGAGCATTGTTCCTTATGCCGCGAACGCGCTTTGTCAGCGATCTGGCGCTCCGGCTCGGATGTTCGACGGAGGAGGGGCCAATGGGTCCCTACCTCAAGGTTGACGAGCGAAAACAGACCAGCGTGGCGAATCTGTTCGCTGCCGGCGACGTCGCAGCGCCCATGCCGAATGCTACCCTCGCAGCAGCTGCCGGCGTTCTCGCCGGGGGAGCAGCGCATCAGTCGCTGATCTTCGGATAAGCGCTGCTAAACTCGAGGATCAGCTCCCGCCTTTGCACCGAGGCTGATCTGGATTGTACGAGAATTGAACTGCGGGTTCGCGTCCGGCGCACGGCATGCCGCCGCGAACTCCGCAGCTTGCGGTTGTCGAAGGCCGCGCGCGCCTAGCGCCTGACGACCCGGCGCACGTCGATATCCGAGTCCTAGGTTCCTGCCCGACCGGCGATCTGGCTGCAAGGCTATGCCCGGGCGCCAGATGCGCCCGGCAAGGTACGCGATTCGCGTCTGCGCGAAACCTATGGTGAATGGCGCTCGAACGCCCGCATCTTGCCAGCAGGCGAGGTCACAGGCAGCGGCGAACGCCATGGCCTGAATAGACCATCATTTGGCTATTCTGTTCAATTCTCCAACGGTCGCGTGACGCATCATGCACCGATGAAATTCTCTGCCCTAACTCTTCTTCGCGGCGCGATGAGCGGCCAGACCTGCTATCCTCGCCAATGGCGCAAAGCGTCGCCTCGCCCGAGCTATGATATCATCATCATCGGCGGCGGCGGCCATGGTCTGGCGACAGCTTATTATCTTGCCGCAGTTCATGGCGTCACAAATGTCGCGGTCCTCGAGAAGTCGTGGATCGGCGGCGGAAACACGGGCCGAAACACCACCATCATTCGCTCGAATTATCTCTTCGACGAAAGCGCTGCTCTTTATAATCACGCTCTGAAGCTCTGGGCGAACCTGAGCCAGGACATCAACTACAATGTGATGTTCAGCCCGCGTGGTATCCTCATGCTGGCCCACACGGTCCATGACGTTCAGTCAAGCAAGCGCCACGTTCACGCGAATTCGGTCAACGGCGTCGACAATGCCTGGCTCACGCGCGAAGAGGTGGCAGAGTTTTGCCCGGCCCTCAACATGTCGACGAGTGCTCGCTATCCAATCATGGGCGGCGCGCTCCAGCGCAGTGGCGGTACGGCGCGACATGATGCCGTCGCGTGGGGTTATGCCCGCGCCGCGGACGCCCGAGGCGTCGATATCATCGAAAATTGCGCAGTTACCGGCATCGTTCGAAACGAAGCCGGAGCGGTCACGGGTGTCGACACCACCCGCGGATTCATTGGCGCCAACAAGGTCGGGATCGTCGCAGCCGGACGCAGTTCCAACGTCGCAGCTATGGCCGGCTTGCGCTTGCCGATCGAAAGCTATCCGCTGCAGGCGTTGGTATCCGAGCCGGTAAAGCCGGTGCTGGATTGCGTGGTCATGTCCAACTCGGTGCATGGCTATATCAGCCAGTCCGATAAGGGCGAACTGGTCATAGGCGCCGGCTCTGACGCCTATGTCAGCTACAGCCAGATGGGAAGCGCGCACGTCGCCACGCAGGCGATCGAGGCCGTATGCGAGCTATTTCCACAATTTGCCCGGATGCGGATGATGCGCAATTGGGGCGGGATCGTAGACCTGACTCCGGACCGGTCCCCGATCATCGGCAAAACATCAGTGCCCGGTTTGTTTCTCAACTGCGGATGGGGAACGGGCGGCTTCAAGGCTACGCCAGGTTCGGGACATGTTTTCGCGCACACGCTCGCCACTGGTGAACCCCATCCGATCGCGGCGCCTTTTTCATTAGAGCGCTTCACCTCCGGCAACCTCATCAACGAGGCGGCAGCTGCCGCCGTGGCCCACTGAGGTCTTTTATGCTTCTGATTCAATGCCCCTTTTGCGGACCTCGTCCCGAAATTGAATTTCGCTACGGTAGCGAAGCCCATATCAGCCGGCCGGACGATCCCAGTGCGCTCGACGATAATGAATGGCGCGCGTTTCTCTACGAGAAAAGCAATCCAGCCGGCGAACATGCCGAGCGGTGGCAGCATGTCCACGGTTGCAGGCGCTACTTCAACGCCATCCGCAACACGGTAACCGACGAATTCCTGACGAGCTATCCTGCCGGATCGCCTCGCCCAACCAAAGGGGAAGGCGAATGACCGCTTTCAGCAGATTGCAGACGGGCGGGCGGATCAATCGCCGCACGGTGCTTCGTTTCAGCTTCGACGGCCGTTCGATGACCGGATACGCCGGCGACACTCTCGCCAGCGCCTTGCTGGCAAACGGTGTCAGCCTGGTGGGTCGCTCGTTCAAATATCATCGACCGCGCGGTGTCGTCGGCGCGGGCGTCGAAGAGCCGAACGCACTGGTCGAGATCGACCGCGGCGAAGGCCGCCGCGAGCCCAATGTGCAGGCCACAACCGTCGAACTATATGACGGTCTCGTCGCGCGCAGCCAGAACCGGTGGCCGTCGCTGCGATTCGACATCGGGGCGGTCAACGGACTGGGTTCTAAGCTGATCCCGGCCGGCTTTTACTACAAGACCTTCATGTGGCCCTCCTGGGCGTGGAAGAAGCTCTACGAGCCGAACATCCGGCGGGCAGCGGGTCTTGGCCGGCCGCCGGTCAGCGCGGACCCCGATCGCTATGACGTGCAATTCAGCCACTGTGAGTTGCTGATCATCGGCGGGGGCCCGGCTGGTCTCGCCGCGGCGCTGGCGGCGAGCGACCAAGACAAACGTATCATATTGTGCGACGAAGGCAGCGAACTTGGCGGGTCGCTGCTACGCGATCCCTCCGCAAGGATCGATGGGCTCTCCGCGGGAAAATGGATCGACAAGGTCCGGAGCATCCTTGCCAGCCGCCCCAATGTCAAAATACTCACCCGCGCGACTGGCTTCCGTTACGGAACGCATAACATGGTCGACATCGCGGAACGGGTTAGCGACCATCGGCCGCCAGCGGCCGGACCGGAGCTCCGTCAGCGCTGGCACCGCGTCCGCGCCGAGCAGGTCATCCTCGCGACCGGCGCGCATGAGCGCCCGGTGCTTTTCGGCCGGAACGACCTGCCGGGGGTCATGCTCGCATCGGCGGCGCAGACCTATGTGGCTCGTTATGGCGTGCGACTTGGCCGTAGGGCCGTCGTCCTCACGCGGGATGATTCTGGTTATTCTGCGGCGGTCACCTTGGCCAGAAGCGGCCTCGAGGTCTGCATCTGTGACCTGCGTTCTGCCGCGCCGAGCGACCTCAAGCGCGAAGCCGTTGCGATCGGCATCAACGTTCTCGAAGCTACACGCCCCGTCAGGGCAAAGGGAAAATCGCGCGTCCGCTCGATCGAAGTCCAGCTCCCGGACGGGACAACCCATAGGCTCGCATGCGACGTCGTGGCGATGGCGGGTGGTTGGACGCCCGCGATCCATCTGTTCTCGCAAGCCCGCGGCAAAACCCGGTTCGAGGAAACCATCGAGGCCTATGTGCCGGCAAATTCGCTTCACGGTATTGCGTGCGTCGGCGCCTGCCGGGGGGATTTCGGTCTGGGCACAGCGCTGGAGCAGGGCTTCGCCGCTGGCCGCACCGGAGCCGATCAGGCATCGACGCAGTCTCCACCACGGTGTGACCACCGGGACAGGGATTATGACATGCGGAATGTCCCGATCGCACTGGGCGGCACGGCGTCGATGGCGTTTGTCGATTATCAGAATGATGTGACGACGAAGGACCTGCGCCTTGCGGTTCGGGAAGGATTCCTGTCGGTCGAGCATTTCAAGCGCTTCACCACGACCGGGATGGCTACCGATCAGGGCCGGACGTCAAACCTGAACGCCATGGCAGTCGCAGGCGACGCGATGGGCGTCACGATGGGGGAAGTGGGAATTACCACCTTTCGCCCTCCCTACACCCCGATCCCGTTCGGGACATTGGCCGGGTATAATCGCGGCGACACCTTCGTACCTTCGCGGCGAACCCCTTCGCATGATTGGGCCGTAGCTCATGGTGCCGTGTTCGAGGATGTCGGCCTGTGGAAGCGCGCGCGTTACTTTCCGCGGGATGGCGAAGACATGGAAAGCGCCGTCCGGCGCGAATGCCGGGCTACGCGCGCCACGGCCGGCATTCTGGATGCTTCAACGCTCGGCAAGATCGAGGTCGTCGGCCCGGATGCCGCCGAATTCATGAACCGGATGTATGTCAACGCGTGGTCCAAGCTGAAAGTCGGATCATGTCGCTACGGCGTGCTGCTGCGTGAAGATGGCTATGTGTTCGATGATGGCGTCGTAGGCCGCATTGCAGATGATCGTTTTCACGTTACCACCACCTCGGGCGGCGCAGCCAATGTCTTCAACCTGATGGAGGACTATCTCCAGACCGAGTGGCCCTATCTCGATGTATGGCTGACCTCGACGACCGAGCAATGGGCGGTTATCGCGGTACAAGGCCCAAAAGCCAGGGACATTCTCGAACCGCTGGTAGAAGGCATCGACCTCTCTCACGAGGCCTTTCCGCACATGTCTGTCCGCGAGGGTATGATCCTGGGCGTTCCTACGCGCCTGTTCCGCGTGAGCTTCACGGGCGAACTCGGCTTCGAGGTCAATGTCCCCTCCTCGCGCGGTGCAGAGATCTGGAATGCTCTCATCGCCGAAGGCGAACGGCATGGCGCCGTACCCTATGGAACCGAGGCCATTCACGTTCTTCGCGCCGAGAAGGGTTTCATCATCGTGGGCCAGGAAACGGACGGCACGGTGACGCCGGACGACGTCGGGCTCACTTGGGCGATCGGGAAAACCAAACCCGATTTCGTTGGCAAGCGATCGCTGGCTCGCCCTGATCTCGTACGACCGGGGCGCAAGCAATTGGTCGGTCTACGGCCGATCGGCCATGACCGTGTCCCGGACGAGGGAGCTCAACTCATCGCAACCGGCCCGGCATCTCGCCCCTCGTCGCAGGGCCATGTCACCTCGGCTTATTGGAGCGACGCCGCCGGCGGGCCGATCGCCCTGGCTTTGCTCGCCGATGGCCGCGCGCGTCATGGCGAAACCATTGAGGTTACGACGCTCGGCGGTCCCCCGACCCCTTGGCGCATTGGTGAGCCGGTATTTTTCGATCCCGCAGGAGAGCGCGTCAATGCTTGATCCAGACATCGAACGGCGGATCGCGAGCCTCAAGACGACGCGCGTGGAGATCGGCACCGCCACTCCGCGGTACGCCTGGTCGCTTCGCGCGCGCGCCGCCCAAGTCGACGAGGCGGCGAAAGCCTGGCGCGCGCCGCTTCCGGCTGACCCTCTTTCGGTCCAAGAGGAGGATGGTCGCTGGGCGGCTCATTTGGGTCCCGACGAGTGGCTGCTGCGTGCTGCGGACGGATCTGCCGCAAGCGCGCTATTCGAGTTGGGAAGTGCGGGACCGATTTCGATCGTCGATATCTCTGATCGCGAAGTGGAATGGTGTGTGCGGGGCGATGCCGCCCGGACTGTGTTGGCAGCCGGCTGTCCGCTCGACCTCGACGAGAAGGCATTTCCCTCTGTTCGCGCCACGCGCACGGTTTTCGGGCAAACCG contains:
- a CDS encoding sarcosine oxidase subunit gamma; translated protein: MLDPDIERRIASLKTTRVEIGTATPRYAWSLRARAAQVDEAAKAWRAPLPADPLSVQEEDGRWAAHLGPDEWLLRAADGSAASALFELGSAGPISIVDISDREVEWCVRGDAARTVLAAGCPLDLDEKAFPSVRATRTVFGQTEIVLWRGRQADEWCLRALRSYSDHLTRHWAAVIANL
- a CDS encoding sulfite exporter TauE/SafE family protein; this encodes MHDLFHLFLGALCGGSIGLVLGLVGGGGSILALPMMIYIIGVGNPHIAIGTSALSVSANSAMALIHHARAKTVNWSCGLIFAASGMAGALVGAKAGMAVDGQKLLLLFAVIMIVVGVSMLRNRRQDGVVDPKCDRRNAPSVLGIGTATGAMSGFFGIGGGFLIVPGLMRATRMRAIDAVGTSLLAVTAFGVTTAASYALSGLVDWSLAGAFILGGSAGATLGTRLSHRFSRSGSLLNVFAGLIFTVAAYIIFRSL
- a CDS encoding NAD(P)/FAD-dependent oxidoreductase, encoding MQYDAAVIGGSFAGLSAAMQLARARRKVLVIDAGLPRNRFAKTSHGFLGQDGRAPQEIVDIGRSQLLAYPTAQIIHAEASAVAQSEQAFSIELSNGQKISAARLVLATGVKDELPQIAGLEDRWGATVLHCPYCHGYEVADRRIGVLGSGPGSIHQAALVADWGPVTLFTMGVVQPSPEDLALLAKRNVQIENAPIVELVGAAPEMEAVRLQDGRVLPLGALFLMPRTRFVSDLALRLGCSTEEGPMGPYLKVDERKQTSVANLFAAGDVAAPMPNATLAAAAGVLAGGAAHQSLIFG
- a CDS encoding Rrf2 family transcriptional regulator — protein: MTKDRRARTDGRLSRMLHVLLHMARQDVAFTSDQIAKMLNTNPVLVRRTMAGLREAGYVRSEKGHGGGWTLAKDLSNVSLLDIYKALGGSTIFAIGNINDNPECAVERVVNGAMNDALNEAEALLMERFEAVALSDLAQQFDEICRARGWDDNPHSV
- a CDS encoding sarcosine oxidase subunit alpha family protein; amino-acid sequence: MTAFSRLQTGGRINRRTVLRFSFDGRSMTGYAGDTLASALLANGVSLVGRSFKYHRPRGVVGAGVEEPNALVEIDRGEGRREPNVQATTVELYDGLVARSQNRWPSLRFDIGAVNGLGSKLIPAGFYYKTFMWPSWAWKKLYEPNIRRAAGLGRPPVSADPDRYDVQFSHCELLIIGGGPAGLAAALAASDQDKRIILCDEGSELGGSLLRDPSARIDGLSAGKWIDKVRSILASRPNVKILTRATGFRYGTHNMVDIAERVSDHRPPAAGPELRQRWHRVRAEQVILATGAHERPVLFGRNDLPGVMLASAAQTYVARYGVRLGRRAVVLTRDDSGYSAAVTLARSGLEVCICDLRSAAPSDLKREAVAIGINVLEATRPVRAKGKSRVRSIEVQLPDGTTHRLACDVVAMAGGWTPAIHLFSQARGKTRFEETIEAYVPANSLHGIACVGACRGDFGLGTALEQGFAAGRTGADQASTQSPPRCDHRDRDYDMRNVPIALGGTASMAFVDYQNDVTTKDLRLAVREGFLSVEHFKRFTTTGMATDQGRTSNLNAMAVAGDAMGVTMGEVGITTFRPPYTPIPFGTLAGYNRGDTFVPSRRTPSHDWAVAHGAVFEDVGLWKRARYFPRDGEDMESAVRRECRATRATAGILDASTLGKIEVVGPDAAEFMNRMYVNAWSKLKVGSCRYGVLLREDGYVFDDGVVGRIADDRFHVTTTSGGAANVFNLMEDYLQTEWPYLDVWLTSTTEQWAVIAVQGPKARDILEPLVEGIDLSHEAFPHMSVREGMILGVPTRLFRVSFTGELGFEVNVPSSRGAEIWNALIAEGERHGAVPYGTEAIHVLRAEKGFIIVGQETDGTVTPDDVGLTWAIGKTKPDFVGKRSLARPDLVRPGRKQLVGLRPIGHDRVPDEGAQLIATGPASRPSSQGHVTSAYWSDAAGGPIALALLADGRARHGETIEVTTLGGPPTPWRIGEPVFFDPAGERVNA
- a CDS encoding sarcosine oxidase subunit delta — encoded protein: MLLIQCPFCGPRPEIEFRYGSEAHISRPDDPSALDDNEWRAFLYEKSNPAGEHAERWQHVHGCRRYFNAIRNTVTDEFLTSYPAGSPRPTKGEGE
- a CDS encoding IS701 family transposase, whose product is MSEDWRNDLEVWLTPFLSALRHKARKRVCPAYIAGLIGPGDRKSVQPMAARDGEFGYDQLHHFVADGVWDSAPLEAVLLKEADRLVGDEAGYLVIDDTALPKKGRHSVGVAAQYASSLGKTSNCQSLVSVTLASGEVPVMVGLRLFLPESWTDDAPRMERARVPQERQVARTKPEIAIEEIDRVIASGTRFGCVLADAGYGASGPFRQALSERGLRWAVGMSRRQNVYPADTGLIFPEAATGRRRKYHVPDRTAVSAEKMLGEEKWKKISWRRGTKGKLTCKFAACRVRVADGHRHRMSDGRVQAMPSEEEVWLVGERRESGEQKYYLSNLPADTPIKALAGAIKARWICEQAHQQLKEELGLDHFEGRSWTGLHRHALMTMIAYAFLQSRRLSAAGRKKKKLGTAAATDHACRQAGDNQPLRKTATDDLPSLQ
- a CDS encoding sarcosine oxidase subunit beta family protein, producing the protein MKFSALTLLRGAMSGQTCYPRQWRKASPRPSYDIIIIGGGGHGLATAYYLAAVHGVTNVAVLEKSWIGGGNTGRNTTIIRSNYLFDESAALYNHALKLWANLSQDINYNVMFSPRGILMLAHTVHDVQSSKRHVHANSVNGVDNAWLTREEVAEFCPALNMSTSARYPIMGGALQRSGGTARHDAVAWGYARAADARGVDIIENCAVTGIVRNEAGAVTGVDTTRGFIGANKVGIVAAGRSSNVAAMAGLRLPIESYPLQALVSEPVKPVLDCVVMSNSVHGYISQSDKGELVIGAGSDAYVSYSQMGSAHVATQAIEAVCELFPQFARMRMMRNWGGIVDLTPDRSPIIGKTSVPGLFLNCGWGTGGFKATPGSGHVFAHTLATGEPHPIAAPFSLERFTSGNLINEAAAAAVAH
- a CDS encoding MBL fold metallo-hydrolase, translating into MDVAIEAARRQIESAVHHHDKRPYVRAFHDATTNAFSYVVHDPVSRKGAVIDPVMGFDPASGRISYTMADRMAAYASAVGIDIQYLIETHAHADHLSAAAYLQDKLGGKLAIGRDIVRVQRHFRRYFRQDELERPFEFDHLFEDGERFSLGEIEGTILHLPGHTPADIAVVIGNAAFVGDTIFMPDVGTARTDFPGGDAVQLHKSVRRLFSLPDETRIFLCHDYPPPGRDEYVCQTTIGAQRAANIHVRDGIGEEEFVSMRTNRDRTLALPALFIPSLQVNLTLLWQKCDFWDSQKEISLIHGEPAFMEAGDVRGLAQ